The Comamonas sp. GB3 AK4-5 genome includes a region encoding these proteins:
- a CDS encoding hydroxymethylglutaryl-CoA lyase — MSAVNVWQGAGRRIYMNEVGTRDGLQMEQAFVPTADKIALVNALSAAGLSKIEVTAFVSPTAIPALRDGEIVMREIERRPGTIYTALVPNVRGAERAIDARTDELNLVMSVSETHNLCNLRMQRSQSFAALQQVVATAQQAAVAVNVSLSCCFGCPMEGEVPQAEVLAWVQRFADLGVQGVTLCDTTGMAYPSQVLALVAACKERWPQLGLTLHFHNTRGMALANVLASIAAGADRFDASIGGLGGCPYAPGASGNACTEDIVHALALMGYDTGVDLEAVVAAAQSLPALIGHDIPSQIAKAGPRWALHAPPANFQEIRERALAKG, encoded by the coding sequence ATGAGCGCGGTGAACGTATGGCAGGGGGCGGGCCGCCGCATCTATATGAATGAGGTGGGTACGCGCGACGGGCTGCAGATGGAGCAGGCCTTTGTGCCCACGGCCGACAAGATTGCGCTGGTGAATGCGCTGTCGGCGGCAGGGCTGTCCAAGATCGAGGTCACGGCCTTTGTCTCGCCCACGGCGATTCCGGCGCTGCGCGATGGCGAGATCGTGATGCGCGAGATAGAGCGCCGCCCCGGCACCATCTACACCGCCCTGGTGCCCAATGTGCGTGGCGCCGAGCGCGCCATCGATGCCCGCACCGACGAGCTGAATCTGGTGATGTCGGTCAGCGAAACCCACAACCTCTGCAATCTGCGCATGCAGCGCAGCCAGTCGTTTGCGGCTCTGCAGCAGGTGGTGGCTACGGCGCAGCAGGCTGCGGTGGCGGTGAATGTTTCGCTGTCCTGCTGCTTTGGCTGCCCCATGGAGGGCGAGGTGCCGCAGGCCGAGGTGCTGGCCTGGGTGCAGCGCTTTGCCGATCTGGGCGTGCAGGGCGTGACGCTGTGCGACACCACGGGCATGGCCTATCCCAGCCAGGTGCTGGCGTTGGTGGCCGCCTGCAAGGAGCGTTGGCCGCAGCTGGGGCTGACGCTGCACTTTCACAATACGCGCGGCATGGCGCTGGCCAATGTGCTGGCATCCATAGCTGCTGGCGCCGACCGTTTTGATGCATCCATAGGTGGCCTGGGCGGCTGCCCCTATGCGCCAGGAGCCTCCGGCAATGCCTGCACCGAGGACATCGTCCATGCGCTGGCGCTGATGGGCTATGACACCGGCGTGGACCTGGAGGCCGTGGTGGCTGCGGCCCAGTCCTTGCCGGCCTTGATCGGTCACGACATTCCCAGTCAGATTGCCAAGGCCGGGCCGCGCTGGGCGCTGCATGCGCCGCCGGCGAATTTTCAGGAGATCCGCGAGCGCGCCCTGGCCAAGGGCTGA
- a CDS encoding CaiB/BaiF CoA transferase family protein: MSTTQWIRDPATQTATPRALQGVKVVEMGQLIAGPFCGKTLGEFGADVVKIEAPGAGDPLRNWRLIQDGTSVWWQVQSRNKRSVALDLRQAEAQQLARQLIAEADVLVENFRPGTLEGWGMAPEQLHAINPGLVILRISGYGQTGPYRDLPGFGVIGEAMGGLRHLTAEPGRVPVRVGVSIGDTLAALHGVIGVMMALYHRKVQGGPGQVIDVALHEAVFNVMESLLPEYSAFGAVREAAGSALPGIAPSNAYPCQDGWVLVAGNGDSIFKRLMATIGRQDLADDPQLADNAGRVARVTEIDAVIGAWTQGQSVQQVMDQLAAARVPAGKVYTAKDIAEDPHYRAREMILTQRTRDGHEVEVPGVVPKLSRTPGTVRSSAPHVGDDTDAVLAEVGLSSEQIAQLRAKGIIQ, translated from the coding sequence ATGTCCACAACACAATGGATACGCGACCCCGCCACCCAGACCGCCACGCCGCGCGCGCTGCAAGGGGTGAAAGTGGTGGAAATGGGGCAACTGATTGCCGGGCCTTTTTGCGGCAAGACCCTGGGCGAGTTCGGCGCCGATGTGGTGAAGATCGAAGCCCCTGGCGCGGGCGACCCGCTACGCAACTGGCGGCTGATTCAAGACGGCACCTCGGTGTGGTGGCAGGTGCAGTCGCGCAACAAGCGCTCGGTGGCGCTGGACCTGCGCCAGGCCGAGGCCCAGCAGCTGGCACGCCAGCTGATTGCCGAGGCCGATGTGCTGGTGGAGAACTTCCGCCCCGGCACGCTGGAGGGCTGGGGCATGGCGCCCGAGCAGCTGCATGCCATCAACCCCGGTCTGGTGATTTTGCGCATCTCCGGCTATGGCCAGACCGGCCCCTACCGCGATCTGCCGGGCTTTGGTGTGATCGGCGAAGCCATGGGCGGCCTGCGCCATCTGACGGCCGAGCCCGGTCGCGTGCCGGTGCGCGTGGGCGTGTCGATTGGCGACACGCTGGCGGCCCTGCATGGGGTGATCGGCGTGATGATGGCGCTGTACCACCGCAAGGTGCAGGGCGGGCCAGGCCAGGTCATCGATGTGGCCCTGCACGAGGCCGTGTTCAATGTGATGGAAAGCCTGCTGCCCGAATACAGCGCCTTTGGCGCCGTGCGTGAGGCCGCGGGCAGTGCGCTGCCGGGCATTGCACCGTCGAATGCCTATCCCTGCCAGGACGGTTGGGTGCTGGTGGCCGGCAATGGCGACTCCATTTTCAAACGCTTGATGGCCACGATTGGCCGACAGGATTTGGCCGACGACCCACAGCTGGCCGATAACGCCGGCCGTGTGGCCCGGGTGACTGAAATCGATGCGGTGATTGGCGCCTGGACCCAGGGCCAGAGCGTGCAGCAGGTGATGGACCAACTGGCCGCAGCCCGCGTGCCGGCCGGCAAGGTCTATACCGCCAAGGACATTGCCGAAGACCCGCATTACCGTGCCCGCGAGATGATTCTGACCCAGCGCACCCGTGATGGGCATGAGGTGGAAGTGCCGGGCGTGGTGCCCAAGCTCTCACGCACGCCCGGCACGGTGCGCAGTAGCGCCCCCCATGTGGGTGACGACACCGATGCCGTGCTGGCCGAAGTGGGTTTGAGCAGTGAGCAGATTGCCCAGCTGCGTGCCAAGGGGATCATTCAATGA
- a CDS encoding LysR family transcriptional regulator: MKLDPVTLRLFVAVMEESAIARAAAREHIAPSAASRRLADLEAQLQVELFTRSNRGSQPTAAAYALLNMARSVLNELDGIATQIKDYGRDHGSGLRGHVRVVANISAITQFLPAQLQRFLAQHPQVDVRLQERVSTDIARAVADNEADIGLLNAGSYGEKLSLRPYRCDRLTVVVPLGHALVRRRSVRLAELVQYDWVGMHAGSALNHLVTRAAADQGLQLRLRMKVTGYDALCLMVASGLGIGILPEGSARLYLGALPLRSIRLQEPWAERQLMLCVRATEALPPVTQLLATHLCQPATD, translated from the coding sequence ATGAAACTCGACCCCGTCACCCTGCGCCTGTTTGTGGCCGTCATGGAAGAAAGCGCCATCGCCCGTGCTGCCGCGCGCGAGCATATTGCGCCCTCGGCCGCCAGCCGCCGCCTGGCCGATCTGGAGGCCCAGTTGCAGGTGGAGCTGTTCACCCGCAGCAACCGCGGCAGCCAGCCCACGGCAGCGGCCTATGCGCTCTTGAACATGGCGCGCAGCGTGCTCAATGAGCTGGACGGCATTGCCACGCAAATCAAGGACTACGGCCGTGACCACGGCAGCGGCCTGCGCGGCCATGTGCGCGTGGTGGCGAACATCTCGGCCATCACCCAGTTTCTGCCGGCGCAGCTGCAGCGTTTTCTGGCCCAGCACCCCCAGGTGGATGTGCGTCTGCAGGAGCGGGTGAGCACCGACATCGCCCGCGCCGTGGCCGACAACGAGGCCGATATCGGCCTGCTCAATGCCGGCAGCTATGGCGAAAAACTCAGCCTGCGCCCCTACCGGTGCGACCGGCTCACCGTGGTCGTGCCCCTGGGCCATGCCCTGGTGCGACGGCGCAGCGTGCGCCTGGCCGAGTTGGTGCAATACGACTGGGTGGGCATGCATGCCGGCAGCGCACTCAACCATCTGGTCACCCGTGCCGCAGCCGACCAGGGTCTGCAGCTGCGGCTGCGCATGAAGGTCACGGGCTATGACGCCCTGTGCCTGATGGTGGCCTCCGGCCTGGGCATTGGCATACTGCCCGAGGGCAGCGCCCGCCTCTACCTGGGCGCACTGCCGCTGCGCAGCATTCGTCTGCAAGAGCCCTGGGCCGAGCGCCAGCTGATGCTGTGCGTGCGCGCCACCGAGGCCCTGCCCCCCGTCACCCAGCTGCTGGCCACGCATTTGTGCCAGCCGGCCACCGATTGA
- the earP gene encoding elongation factor P maturation arginine rhamnosyltransferase EarP has protein sequence MLAFFPLPLEAHDSVAAPRRSWDIFCQVIDNFGDVGVCWRAAAELVARGQTVRLWMDDASALQWMAPTPHPAGLTVHAWPTQLGDALTDIGAGVGDVVVEAFGCEIPAPFVQAIADRAAAGQAPVWINLEYLSAEDYVARCHRLPSRLMSGPAAGLTRWFFYPGFTADTGGLLAEQDLPTRQAAFDRAGWRTARGLQAGDYAISLFCYEPPALAELLAQLQPGPHSAEWQPRLLLTPGRATAAVDAAMQAQPDFKNIASHVLSICPQPQFDEMLWACDLNLVRGEDSLVRALWAGQPMVWHIYPQHDNAHHAKLNAFLDWLQAPGSLRSFHHAWNGMAAPSTLPLLTPQLLREWQACMLAARQRLRAQTGLIGQLLQFVAEKS, from the coding sequence ATGCTTGCCTTCTTCCCCCTGCCCCTCGAGGCCCATGACTCTGTTGCAGCCCCCCGTCGCAGCTGGGATATTTTTTGCCAGGTCATAGACAACTTTGGCGATGTGGGCGTGTGCTGGCGCGCCGCGGCCGAGCTGGTGGCGCGCGGCCAGACCGTGCGGCTGTGGATGGACGATGCCAGCGCCCTGCAGTGGATGGCGCCCACGCCCCATCCCGCCGGCCTGACGGTGCATGCCTGGCCCACGCAGCTCGGCGATGCGCTCACAGACATTGGCGCTGGTGTGGGCGATGTGGTGGTCGAGGCCTTTGGCTGCGAAATCCCCGCACCCTTTGTGCAGGCCATTGCCGACCGGGCTGCGGCCGGGCAGGCGCCGGTGTGGATCAATCTGGAATACCTGTCCGCCGAAGACTATGTGGCGCGCTGCCACCGCCTGCCCTCGCGTTTGATGAGCGGGCCGGCCGCCGGGCTGACACGCTGGTTTTTCTACCCCGGTTTTACGGCCGACACCGGCGGCCTGCTGGCCGAGCAAGACCTGCCCACACGCCAGGCCGCGTTCGATCGCGCGGGCTGGCGCACGGCCCGCGGGCTGCAGGCCGGCGACTACGCCATCAGCCTGTTTTGCTACGAGCCCCCGGCCCTGGCCGAGCTGCTGGCCCAGTTGCAACCCGGCCCGCACAGTGCCGAATGGCAGCCACGGCTGCTGCTCACCCCCGGCCGCGCCACAGCCGCCGTCGACGCGGCCATGCAGGCCCAGCCAGACTTCAAAAACATAGCTAGCCATGTCCTGTCCATCTGCCCGCAGCCGCAGTTTGACGAAATGCTCTGGGCCTGCGACCTGAACCTGGTGCGCGGCGAAGATTCGCTGGTCCGGGCGCTGTGGGCCGGCCAGCCCATGGTCTGGCATATCTACCCCCAGCATGACAACGCCCACCATGCCAAGCTCAACGCCTTTCTGGACTGGCTGCAGGCCCCTGGGTCTTTACGGTCTTTCCACCATGCCTGGAATGGCATGGCGGCCCCGAGCACCCTACCCCTTCTCACGCCCCAGCTGCTGCGCGAATGGCAGGCCTGCATGCTTGCGGCGCGTCAAAGATTGCGTGCCCAGACCGGGCTGATCGGCCAGCTGCTGCAGTTCGTGGCGGAAAAAAGCTAA
- the efp gene encoding elongation factor P — protein sequence MKIAQEIRAGNVIMFGKDPMIVLKTEYARGGRGAATVRMKLKSLIGNFGTENVFKADDKIDNVILDKKDCTYSYFADPMYVWMDPEFNQYEVEAENMADALNYLEDGMTAEVVFYDGKAISVELPTTIVREITWTEPAVKGDTSGKVLKPAKIATGFEVAVPLFVAQEDKIEIDTRTGEYRKRV from the coding sequence ATGAAAATCGCTCAAGAAATCCGCGCCGGCAACGTGATCATGTTCGGCAAGGACCCCATGATCGTTCTGAAGACCGAATACGCCCGTGGCGGCCGTGGCGCTGCCACCGTGCGCATGAAGCTCAAGAGCCTGATCGGCAACTTCGGCACGGAAAACGTGTTCAAGGCCGACGACAAGATCGACAACGTGATCCTGGACAAGAAGGACTGCACCTACTCCTACTTCGCTGACCCGATGTATGTGTGGATGGACCCCGAATTCAACCAGTACGAAGTCGAAGCCGAAAACATGGCCGACGCTCTGAACTACCTGGAAGACGGCATGACCGCCGAAGTGGTGTTCTATGACGGCAAGGCCATCTCGGTCGAACTGCCCACCACCATCGTGCGCGAAATCACCTGGACCGAGCCAGCCGTGAAGGGTGACACCTCCGGCAAGGTGCTCAAGCCCGCCAAGATCGCTACCGGTTTTGAAGTGGCTGTGCCCCTGTTCGTGGCCCAGGAAGACAAGATCGAAATCGACACCCGCACCGGCGAATACCGCAAGCGCGTGTAA
- a CDS encoding Bug family tripartite tricarboxylate transporter substrate binding protein — protein sequence MATATSFTARTSASGARRHLIQAAAGLLAVGALGLQLPAQAQSQASGTYPAKPVRIVVGFSAGGTTDVVARIMAKELTQALGQTFMVDNKPGGGSNIATDLVAAAQPDGYTLLFVAVTSAINQTLYPNVKFDLNRDFEAVALGAKVPNVLVVHPSVPAKNVKELIAWAKANNDKVSYASSGSGTSIHMAAELFKVRTGLQTQHVPYKGSAPALTDLMGNQVQFMFDNMPSAWPQVQGGKLKALAVTTKTRSPSAPDLPTLEESGVERFDVSSWFGLIAPKGTPKPIVDKLNKAMNAAFDKPEVKEAYAKLGAVAEHNTPAQFGSFIRSEVANWAPVVKASGAKVD from the coding sequence ATGGCCACCGCAACCTCTTTCACCGCTCGCACCTCGGCTTCCGGCGCACGCCGCCATCTCATCCAGGCGGCTGCCGGTCTGCTGGCTGTGGGGGCGCTGGGCCTGCAACTGCCCGCTCAGGCGCAGAGCCAGGCCAGCGGCACCTATCCCGCCAAGCCCGTGCGCATCGTGGTGGGCTTTTCGGCCGGTGGCACCACCGACGTGGTGGCGCGCATCATGGCCAAGGAGCTGACACAGGCCCTGGGCCAGACCTTTATGGTGGACAACAAGCCCGGCGGCGGCAGCAATATCGCCACCGACCTGGTGGCCGCCGCCCAGCCCGATGGCTACACCCTGCTGTTTGTGGCCGTGACCAGCGCCATCAATCAGACGCTCTACCCGAATGTGAAGTTCGACCTGAACCGTGACTTCGAGGCCGTGGCCCTGGGCGCCAAGGTGCCCAATGTGCTGGTGGTCCACCCCAGCGTGCCGGCCAAGAATGTGAAGGAGCTGATCGCCTGGGCCAAGGCCAACAACGACAAGGTGTCCTATGCCTCCTCGGGTAGCGGCACCTCCATCCACATGGCGGCCGAGCTGTTCAAGGTGCGCACCGGCCTGCAGACCCAGCATGTGCCCTACAAGGGCAGCGCCCCGGCCTTGACCGATTTGATGGGCAACCAGGTGCAGTTCATGTTCGACAACATGCCCTCGGCCTGGCCCCAGGTGCAGGGCGGCAAGCTCAAGGCCCTGGCCGTGACCACGAAGACGCGCTCACCCTCGGCTCCCGATCTGCCCACCCTGGAGGAAAGCGGTGTGGAGCGTTTTGACGTCAGCAGCTGGTTTGGCCTGATCGCCCCCAAGGGCACGCCCAAGCCCATCGTGGACAAGCTCAACAAGGCCATGAACGCGGCCTTCGACAAGCCCGAGGTCAAAGAGGCTTACGCCAAGCTGGGCGCCGTGGCAGAGCACAACACACCGGCGCAGTTCGGCAGTTTTATCCGCAGCGAAGTGGCCAACTGGGCGCCAGTGGTCAAGGCTTCGGGTGCCAAGGTGGATTGA
- the ettA gene encoding energy-dependent translational throttle protein EttA, with product MAQYVFSMNHLTKTVPPKRQILKDISLSFFPGAKIGVLGLNGSGKSSLLKIMAGVDKEFEGEAIPMAGLSIGYLPQEPQLNPDHTVRQAVEEAMAEVNNAKARLEEVYAAYAEEDADFDALAKEQGELEAIIAAAGTDSEHQLEIAADALRLPAWDAIVGQLSGGEKRRVALCKLLLSKPDMLLLDEPTNHLDAESVEWLEHFLHRFSGTVVAITHDRYFLDNAAEWILELDRGHGIPYKGNYSDWLIQKGNRLEAEQKGEEARAKALKKELEWVRQNAKGRQAKSKARIARFEELSDYEYQRRNETQEIFIPVAERLGSKVIEFTNVSKAFGDRLLIDNLSMNVPAGAIVGIIGPNGAGKSTLFKLIAGKEQPDSGTVDIGSTVKMAFVDQHRDALANEKTVWEDVSGGLDMLNIGKFQMASRAYCGRFNFNGQDQQKKVGNLSGGERGRLHLAKTLIQGGNVLMLDEPSNDLDVETLRALEDALLEYAGTVMVISHDRWFLDRIATHILAAEGDSQWVFFDGNYQEYEADKKKRLGEEGAQPKRFRYKALK from the coding sequence TCGGGAAAGTCTTCGCTGCTGAAGATCATGGCGGGCGTGGACAAGGAGTTCGAAGGCGAAGCCATTCCAATGGCAGGGTTGTCCATCGGCTATCTGCCGCAGGAACCCCAGCTCAACCCTGATCACACCGTGCGCCAGGCCGTGGAAGAAGCCATGGCCGAGGTGAACAACGCCAAGGCCCGCCTGGAAGAGGTGTATGCGGCCTACGCCGAAGAGGACGCTGACTTCGACGCCCTGGCCAAGGAGCAGGGCGAGCTGGAAGCCATCATTGCCGCTGCCGGCACCGACTCCGAGCACCAGCTGGAAATTGCCGCCGACGCGCTGCGCCTGCCGGCCTGGGACGCCATCGTGGGCCAGCTCTCCGGTGGTGAAAAGCGCCGCGTGGCCCTGTGCAAGTTGCTGCTGTCCAAGCCCGACATGCTGTTGCTGGACGAGCCCACCAACCACTTGGACGCCGAATCGGTGGAGTGGCTGGAGCATTTTCTGCACCGCTTCAGCGGCACCGTGGTGGCCATCACCCACGATCGCTACTTCCTGGACAACGCGGCCGAGTGGATTTTGGAACTTGACCGTGGCCACGGCATTCCCTACAAGGGCAATTACTCCGACTGGCTGATCCAGAAGGGCAACCGCCTGGAAGCAGAACAAAAGGGTGAAGAAGCCCGCGCCAAGGCCTTGAAGAAGGAGTTGGAATGGGTGCGCCAGAACGCCAAGGGCCGCCAGGCCAAGTCCAAGGCACGTATTGCCCGCTTCGAAGAGCTGAGCGATTACGAATACCAGCGCCGCAACGAAACCCAGGAAATCTTCATTCCTGTGGCCGAGCGTCTGGGCAGCAAGGTCATTGAGTTCACCAACGTCTCCAAGGCCTTTGGCGACCGTCTGCTGATCGACAACCTGAGCATGAATGTGCCTGCTGGCGCCATCGTCGGCATCATCGGCCCCAACGGCGCCGGTAAGTCGACCTTGTTCAAGCTGATTGCCGGCAAGGAACAGCCCGATTCCGGCACCGTGGACATCGGCTCGACCGTGAAGATGGCTTTCGTCGACCAGCACCGCGATGCGCTGGCCAACGAAAAAACCGTGTGGGAAGACGTCTCGGGCGGCCTGGACATGCTGAACATCGGCAAGTTCCAGATGGCCTCGCGCGCCTACTGCGGTCGCTTCAACTTCAACGGCCAGGACCAGCAAAAGAAGGTCGGCAACCTCTCCGGTGGTGAGCGCGGCCGTCTGCACCTGGCCAAGACCCTGATCCAGGGCGGCAACGTGCTGATGCTGGACGAACCCTCCAACGACTTGGACGTGGAAACCCTGCGTGCGCTGGAAGACGCGCTGCTGGAATACGCCGGTACCGTGATGGTCATCTCCCACGACCGCTGGTTCCTCGACCGTATTGCCACCCACATCCTGGCGGCCGAAGGCGACTCGCAATGGGTGTTCTTCGACGGCAACTACCAGGAGTACGAGGCCGACAAGAAAAAGCGTCTGGGCGAAGAGGGCGCGCAGCCCAAGCGCTTCCGCTACAAGGCCCTCAAGTAA